TGCCAGGGCGGTTGAGCGGGCGCTGGGCCGCGGATGCCGCCCTGGCGTCCGCAGTAGGCTGCAATCGTCCTCCTGTTCATACAGTTCAGTCCGAAAATGGTTGACATCATTGTTTCAGTTGATTTATATGTCCAACCGTTGTGTGACTGACCGTCTGCCGGTCCTGGCTAGCTCGAGGGGGACACATGTGCACACCTTTGCAACGCGCGGTGTGGCGCCTATCGATGGGGTTTCTGCTCGTCCTGGCGAGCTGGGGGATCTCTGGCGCCCAAACCGATCGGGGAACCATTCAGGGCCTCGTGCTCGACGGCACGGGAGCCGTCATCGTCGACGCCAAGGTCGAGATCCTTCAGGTTGAGACGGGGACGATCGTCGAGGTCCGCTCCAACAGAGAAGGGCTGTTCAACCTGCCGAACCTCGCCCGCGGGCCCTACACGGTCATCATCTCGAAGGAAGGCTTCGCGCCGGCCGTGACGGAGGGGCTCGAGTTGCGCGCGGGCACCCAGTTGAGCGTCAACGTGACGCTCCAGCCGAGCGGCGTCGAAGAGCAGGTGACCGTCCGGGGGTCGAACCTCGACGTCTCGTCGAACACCTCGGCGGCGATCCCCGAGAAGCTGATCACCGAGCTGCCCACCATCGTGACGGGCACCCGCCGCGACATCACGAGCCTGCTGCAGAACCTGCCGGGGTTCACGGGCGGCTCGACCTTCGTGCCGCGGGCCAATGGCGCCAACGTGGGTGACACGGAGGTCTTCATCGACGGCGGGCGCGGGAGCCAGCTGATCATGCGCGGCACGGTGGCCGAGGTCGGCCCGGCGCTCGACCAGGTCGGTGAGTTCAGCGTGGTGTCGAACGGGTTCAACGCCGAGTACGGCGGCTTCGGCATCTGGTTCAGCAACGTCACGATCAAGTCGGGCACGAACCAGTTCCGCGGCTCGGTGTTCGACAGCTACGGCAGCGACAGGTTCAACGAGCGCTCGTACTTCCAGGCGAGCAAGACGACATTCAAGCAGCACGAGGGCGGGATGACCCTCGGCGGGCCGGTGAAGCTGCCCGGCTACGACGGGACGAACAAGACGTTCTTCTTCTTCAGCCTGGGGGTCTTCTACTCGCGCGCCGGCAGTGGCGGCGCGCTGATCACCGTCCCCACCGAGGCGTTCAAGAACGGCGACTTCAGCGGCCTCGTCAACGCGCAGGGCCAGCCGATCATCATCTACGACCCGGCGACGACCCGTCCCGACGGCAGGGGTGGCTTCGTGCGCGACCCGTTCCCGGGCAACATCATCCCGGCCGATCGCATCAGCCCGGCCGCCCGCGAGCTCCTGCAGTACATGCCGACGCCCGACCTGCCCGGCATCTCGAACAACTTCCGCGACAAGAAGGCGCCGACCTGGCCGTCGTTCGACACGTACACGCCGATTCTCAAGGTCAATCACAACCTGACGTCCGCCCAGCGGCTGTCGGTGACGGCCACCAATCAGATCCGGCAGCGCGTGCTGTGGGGCAATCCCGGCTCCGGGCTCGGACCCCAGCCCAACTGGGGCGACGAGCAGACGAACCCGCTCGACTGGATCACCGACCAGAAGGCCAACAGCTGGAAGCTGCGCGTGAACCACGACTACGTGATCAGCTCGCGGATGATCAACCTCGTCACGTTCGCGGCCGACACCTACGTCAACCGGGGGCAGAACAAGACCGTCGGCCAGGGGTGGAGCCAGAGGCTGGGGCTCACGGGCCTGCCGGCCGACAACGGCGTCTTCCCGGGCATCACGTTCTCGGGCGGCACGGCCGCGCCCGTCAACTTCGGCCGGGCGTACGACGAGGACTGGGACGACTTCACGTGGACGCTGAGCAACAGCCTCACGTGGTCGGTGGGCAGGCACACGATGAAGTTCGGCGGTGAGGCGGGCATGTACGGGGTGGATCGCTTCTCCACCGGCGGCGTCGGCGGCGCGTACACGTTCAGCAACTTCACCACCAGCCAGCCCAACGCCGGCGCGGCGTTCTCGACGCAGGGCAACGCCTTCGCCAGCTTCCTGCTCGGCGAGGTGTTCCAGGCGAGCGCCCTCATCCCGGTCAACACGCGCGTGCGCTTCCAGCGCTACGCCGCCTTCGCGCAGGACGAGTGGCGCATCACGCCGCGGCTGACCTTCTCCTACGGCCTGCGCTGGGACTTCCAGCCGGTCCGCACGGAAGTCGACAATCAGCTCAGCACCTTCGACCCGTCGCTGCCCAATCCGCAGGCGGGGAACCTGCCGGGTGCGATCGCCTTCGCCAACACGGGCGGCTACGGGCGGAACTTCCAGGACAACTGGTACGGCGGCTTCGGGCCGCGCCTCGGCGTCGTCTACGCGATGAACGACCAGACGTCGATTCGCGCGACCTTCGGTCTCTACTACAACGCCACGGCGCTGCAGACCTCCGTCGTGCCGATCGGGTACACGTCGACGCCGACGTTCGTGTCGGCCGACAACTTCACGCCGGTCTACAACTGGAACACGGCGTCGTTCCCGCAGGAGTTCAGCCGCCCGCCCGTCCTCGATCCGGCCTTCGCCAACGGCCAGGCCGTGTTCTACGACCCCCCCGACGGAGGACGCCTGCCGGTCGTCACGAGCTGGACGATGGGGATCCAGCGTGAGCTCGGCGCGGGCTTCTCGGTCGACGCCAGTTACATCGGCAGCCGATCGGAGCACCTGGCCCTGCCGGCGGCGAACGCGCAGTTCAACTACGTGCCGATCGAGTACCTGGGGCTGGGCAGCCTTCTTCTGCAGCCCATCACGTCGCCGCTGGCCCAGGCCGCGGGGTTCACGCCGCCGTTCCCGGGGTTCGAGACCCAGCGCGGGGCCAACACCGTGGCGCAAGCGCTCAAGCCGTTCCCGCAGTACACGTCGATCACGGCGTCGAGCGCCCGGTTGACCGAAGGGAAGGCGCGCTACCACTCGGTACGGCTCCAGGGCAACAAGCGCTTCTCGGAAGGGCTCACGTTCACGTCGTTCCTCACCTGGATGAGCAACAAGAGCAACACGAACTACACGCCGCAGTACCCGGGCGACCTCGCGCTGCGGGTCGATCCCGGCACCCCGGAGTGGATCTTCGGGGCGAGCTGGGCGTGGGAGCTGCCCTTCGGGCGCAACCAGCGCTACCTGAGGGATGCGTCGCCGGTCGTGTCGGCGATCGTGTCGGGCTGGCAGTTCGCCGGGTCGCTGCGCTACGCGTCGGGGCTGCCGCTCGTCATCACGACGGGCAACAACCTCGCCCCGCTCGGCTACGGCATCAAGTACGCCAACCGCGTGCCGGACGTCGACGTGTACAGGGACGACCGCAAGGGCTTCAACCCGGCGACCGACCGCTGGCTGAACTCCGCGGCCTTCGCGGTGCCGGCGGCCTTCGCGCTGGGCGACACCGGCGGACCGCTCGACGACGTGCGCGGCTTCGCCGAGAAGTCGGAAGCGTTCTCGATCACGAAGTCGGTGCCATTCGGCGGCAACCGTCGCCTGGTCGCCGGCCTCGACATCGTCAACCCGTTCAACTTCGTGCGCTGGAACAATCCCAACACGAACATCGCCGCCGGCGGCGCGTTCGGGTCGGTGACCGGCACGCAGCCGGCGCGCACGATGCAGCTGAGGGCCACCTTCTCCTTCTGAGACGTCGAGACGACCCGGGGGCCGCCGCGCCGGCCCCCGGGCCTCGCCACGTGCGAGGCCGCGACGCCTCGTGCCCACCGCCGCCCCGCCCGCGCCGCCTGCATCGGGCAGCCATCGCCGAGCCCGCCCGCACCGTGCCGTGCGAGCGGGGATGCGGCGCCGACCCCGTGACCGACGAGAGAGGATCGATCATGACGGGACGTGTCAGGAACTGGACCTGTGCCCTCGCGCTGATCGGGGCGGCAGGGATCGTCGGCGCCTCGGCTGGCTGTGCGGCCGACACGTCGGAACCCTCCCCGAGCTGGCTGAAGCGTCCCGCAGACGAGGAGATCCGCAAGAACGTCGACCGCGCCTGGGTGACCGAGGCGGCCATTGGCGGGCTGATGGACTACTGGGTCCACCACTCGGTCGAGGCGAACGGCTTCATCTTCCAGAACCTCGATCGTCAGTGGAAGCCCTGGGGCACGCAGCGCGAGGCCAGCATCAATGGCCAGGGACGACAGTTGTACAGCATGGCGGTGGCCTACGAGATGGCGCCGTCGGAGGCGTACAAGGCGGCGCTCACGCGCGGCCTGGAGTTCATGGCGAAGATGCGCGACCCGGAGTTCGGCGGGTACTACGACCGTGTCGGGCCGAACCTCGAGATCATCAACGAGAACAAGACCGGGTTCAGCAGCTTCGCGCTCTTCTCGCTTGCCGAGGCCGGACGCGTCACGGGCGAGCAGCGCTACCTCGACGCGGCCATGGTGTTCTTCCGGGAGATGCGCGACAGGATGCGCGACGGGCCGTTCATCGGCTCGGGAAGCTACACCCGCGACTTCATGCGGCGCACGCCGGGTGGCCTCTTCGGCGGCCCGCGTCCGGCCGGCGCGCCCGCGGCCGCGGCGCCAGCGCCTGGCGGCGTGGCGCCACCGGGCACGGCGCCACCGGGCATGGCGGCGCGGCGCTACCGCATCAACCTCCACGTCTTCGAGGCGCTGTTGTCGCTCTACGACGCCACCGGGTCCGAGGAGGTCTGGTACGAGATCGCGCAGCAGCTGAAGGCGATCGAGCGGCTCTACGACTACGAGATCGGCTACCTCCCCGAGTCGTACGACGAGAACTGGAAGCCCGTCGGCGACCCGCGCGGCAACCCCGGCCACCTCTTCGAGTGGGCCTCGCTGCTCAGCCGCGCGGTGGAGCTCGGGGCCGACGCCAAGTTCGTGGAACTCGGAAGCCGCAGCCTCGACCTCGGTCTCACCAGGTACAACGACGACGTCGGCGGGCTCGGCGGCGTCGCCCCTGACGGCACGCCGGCGCGCATGCTGTGGTGGCCGCAGTGCGAGGTGGTGAAGGCGACCGCGAACTACGCGATCCTCCATGGGCGGACGGAGCTGTGGCCGTACCATCACAAGACGCTCGACTTCATCAAGCGCGAGTACCTTGACGCCGAACACGGCGGCTGGTTGCCCGACGTCGTCCCGGGACAGCCGCGCAGCGAGCGGGGCGAGAGGGCCTTCTACAAGGGGTCGGTCGACGGTCCGGAGTGGGGCGCCTACCACCAGATGTCGATGTTCCACGACATGTGGCGCATCACCGACCCGGCGTACGCGCCAGGCCCCGCGGCGCGTCGCTGACGCCGCGGCGCCGCGGCGTCGTCAGGAGTGACCACCATGTGGACCCGCCGTCAGTGGATGAAGACGACGCTCGCCTCGGCCGCGGCGCTGCCGTTTGCCTCGCCTGGCAGCGCGTGGGCCCGGGGGGCCGCCGACGTGGCGCGCATCCGGGGCGTGCGCATGGCCCTGCAGTCGGCGAGCTTCTCGTTCAGCGGCAAGGCCCTGCCCGACATCTTCGAGACGATGCAGGCGCTCGGCCTGCAGGAGATCGACATCATGTCGGAGCACATCGAGCACGCGCTCGGTGCGCCCGGCATCCAGTTGCCCGGCGCCGGCCGTCCGGGCCCGTGGGCGCGGCCCCCGGGTGCGCCACCTGGCCCGCCGCCCGCCGCGCCCGCAGGCCCCGCGCCAGGCGCGGCAGGCGCCGCGCCGCAGGCCCGTCCCGCGTTCCGCGGCATGGATCCCGCCGTGCGCGAGGCGCTGCGCGCCTGGCGCCTCGGCGTCGACCTGTCGAAGTTCCGCGACGTGAAGGCGCAGTTCGACCGCGCGGGCCTCGTGCTCTTCGCCTACAACCTGAGCTTCAACGACAGCTACACGGACGCGGAGATCGAGAAGGGCCTGCTGATGACGAAGGCGCTCGGCACGCGCATCATCACGGCCTCGTCGCCCCTGACGGTGCTGCCGCGCGTCGCGCCTCTCGCCGAGCGGCACGACGTCCTCGTCGCCGTGCACAACCACAACGAGGGGCCGGACTTCTTCGAGCAGGCCACGGCGCTCTCGCCGAACATCTGGGTCAACCTCGACGTCGGGCACTTCTTCGCGATGGGCCACGACCCCGTCGCGTATCTCCGCACGCACCACGCGCGCATCACGAACATTCACGTCAAGGACCGCATGAGCAACCGCGGCCGCGAGATGCCGTTCGGCCAGGGCGAGACGCCGCTCCGCGAGGTCCTCACCCTGGTGCGCGACGAGAAGTACGACATGCCGGTCTGCATCGAGTACGTCGGCCCGGACGGGCCCGCGATCGAGCTGCGACGGTGCCTCGACTACTGCCGCGGCGTCCTCGAGGGCAAACCCTAGGAGCCAGACCCGAGGGGCCAAGGCCCCGAGGCCAAGGCCCTGGAGGATCGAGAGGGGAGGCCCCGTTGCCCATGAACCGACGAGAATTCCTCCGGAGCGCGGCCGCCATGTCGGCGGCCTGGCCGGCCATGGGGCAGACGCCGGCCGCCGACGACCCGTCGGCGGCGACCGCGGCCCTTCGCGCGGCGGTGCCGCTCGCCGCCCGCGATCCCGAGCGGCCCGTCTACCACTTCCGGCCCCCCGCGAACTGGACCAACGACCCCAACGGCACGATCTACTACAAGGGCTGGCATCACCTCTTCTACCAGCTCAATCCGGCAGAGCCGCGCGGCGGCAACCAGCACTGGGGCCACGCCCGCAGCCGCGACCTCGTCAACTGGGAACACCTGCCAATCGCGCTGTGGCCGCTCACCTCGCGCGGCGAGCGCGCGGTCTATTCCGGCGGCGCGACGCCCGGTCCCGACGGCCGGCCGCTCCTCTTCTACACCAGCATCGGTCACGAGCACCCTGAACAGTGGATCGCGGTCCCGCAGGACGACAATCTGATCCGGTGGGACCGGCCGGCGCTGAACCCCGTGCTGACCGTCGCGGCGCATGGCGCCCTCACCCCGTCGCAGTGGCGCGATCCCTTCCTCTTCACGGAGGGACGCGACACGTACATGGTGTGCGGTGGCAACGTCAACGACAGCCGCGGCGCCGGCGGCGCCGTGTTCCTCTACAAGGCCGCGAACGCCGGCCTGACCGGCTGGCGCTATCTCGGCATCGTGTACCGGCAGCGCGACCGCCAGTACTTCAACATCGAGTGCCCCAACCTGTTCAGGCTGGGAGACAAATGGGTGCTGCTGCACTCGCCGCACCGGCCGGTCGAGTGCCTCGTCGGCACGCTGGACCTCTCGAAGCCCGCGTTCGTGCCCGAGACCCACGCCGTGCTCGATCCTGGCGACGCCTACGCCAGCAACATCTCCGTCGACGACAAGGGCCGTACCATCCTCTGGCTCTGGGGCCGCACCCGAAACCCTCCCGACAGGGGCTGGAGCGGGGTGATGGTGATGCCGCGGGTGCTGTCACTCGACGCCGACGGCTTCGTCCGTCAGCAGCCGGCGCCGGAGTTCGAGCAATTGCGCGGCGCCCCGGAGACGCGCGCGGCCGTCACGCCCGTGCCGGGCCAGCCGATCGTCCTGGACGGAATTGCCGGCGACTGCCTCGAGCTCTCGGCCGACATCGTCACCGGGAACACCACCGGCGGCGTCGGGTTCGACGTCAGGCGCAGCGCCGATGGCCGGACCGCGACGAAGATCCGGATCGTGCCTCCGGGCGTGCTCGCCGTGGGCGACGTGCGGGCGCCCCTCAGTCGCGGGCGCGCGCGGCACGCGCTGCGCGTCTTCCTCGACAAGCGCGTCGTCGAGGTCTACGCGAACGACGGCGAGGCGGCCATCTACGGTACCATCGACGCCGCTCCCGGCGATCTTGGCGTGGCGGTTGCCGCCGATCCGCGGGTTCGGCGCGAGGGCCTCTTCGGTCCGCCCCCGCCGTCGGCGCCGGTGGAGCCGCGCGTCGAGGGCCTCACGGTGTGGACGCTCGGACCGGCGCGCTTCGATCTCGGCATCTTCGGAGGAGACACCCGGTGAACGCCCCACGCGTGCTCGCTCTTCGGCCTGCCCCCGCGTCCGTGCGCCGCTCGTGGCTGGTGCTGGTGCTGTGCGCCTCTCTGGCGACGGCGCCAACGGCCTCGGCCCAACTCGCGGCGCCGGCCGCGAGCGCGCCAGAGCACTGGGTGTCGAGCTGGGCGACCGCCCAGCTGCTGCTGCCCATGAATCTCGCGCGGCCGGCCGGCGCGCCGCCGGCGCCCCGGCCAGGGACCGTTCCGCCCCCCCCACCCATCGTGCCGCCCCCGCCCATTCCCGAACGCTTCGCAGACCAGACGATCCGGATGGTGGTGCGCACGAGCCTCGGCGGACCGCGCGTGCGGATCAGCCTGTCGCAGATGCTGAACGCGGAACCGCTCGAGGTCGGGGCCGCTCACCTCGCGATCTCGAAGGGCGGGTCGGCGATTGACGCGAGCACCGGTCGAACGCTCACGTTCAACGGCCGGACCTCCGTGGTCGTGTCGCCGGGCGCGCTGGTGCTGAGCGACCCCGTCGACCTCGAGGTGGCCCCCCTGACCGACGTGGCCGTGTCGATCTACGTGCCGAAGGCCACCGGCGCGCCCACGATCCACCGCCACGCCATCCGCACGACGTACGTCGCCGGGGGCAACCACGCGTCGGCGGCGGCGATGCCGGCCGAGGCGACCACGTTCGTCTCGTACTTCTGGCTGTCGAGCCTCGACGTCGTTGCCCCGCCCGAGGCGTACACGATTGCCACCCTGGGCGACTCCATCACCGATGGCTACGCGACGACGGTCGACGCCAACCGGGCGTGGCCC
This window of the Acidobacteriota bacterium genome carries:
- a CDS encoding sugar phosphate isomerase/epimerase produces the protein MWTRRQWMKTTLASAAALPFASPGSAWARGAADVARIRGVRMALQSASFSFSGKALPDIFETMQALGLQEIDIMSEHIEHALGAPGIQLPGAGRPGPWARPPGAPPGPPPAAPAGPAPGAAGAAPQARPAFRGMDPAVREALRAWRLGVDLSKFRDVKAQFDRAGLVLFAYNLSFNDSYTDAEIEKGLLMTKALGTRIITASSPLTVLPRVAPLAERHDVLVAVHNHNEGPDFFEQATALSPNIWVNLDVGHFFAMGHDPVAYLRTHHARITNIHVKDRMSNRGREMPFGQGETPLREVLTLVRDEKYDMPVCIEYVGPDGPAIELRRCLDYCRGVLEGKP
- a CDS encoding glycoside hydrolase family 32 protein gives rise to the protein MNRREFLRSAAAMSAAWPAMGQTPAADDPSAATAALRAAVPLAARDPERPVYHFRPPANWTNDPNGTIYYKGWHHLFYQLNPAEPRGGNQHWGHARSRDLVNWEHLPIALWPLTSRGERAVYSGGATPGPDGRPLLFYTSIGHEHPEQWIAVPQDDNLIRWDRPALNPVLTVAAHGALTPSQWRDPFLFTEGRDTYMVCGGNVNDSRGAGGAVFLYKAANAGLTGWRYLGIVYRQRDRQYFNIECPNLFRLGDKWVLLHSPHRPVECLVGTLDLSKPAFVPETHAVLDPGDAYASNISVDDKGRTILWLWGRTRNPPDRGWSGVMVMPRVLSLDADGFVRQQPAPEFEQLRGAPETRAAVTPVPGQPIVLDGIAGDCLELSADIVTGNTTGGVGFDVRRSADGRTATKIRIVPPGVLAVGDVRAPLSRGRARHALRVFLDKRVVEVYANDGEAAIYGTIDAAPGDLGVAVAADPRVRREGLFGPPPPSAPVEPRVEGLTVWTLGPARFDLGIFGGDTR
- a CDS encoding TonB-dependent receptor, coding for MGFLLVLASWGISGAQTDRGTIQGLVLDGTGAVIVDAKVEILQVETGTIVEVRSNREGLFNLPNLARGPYTVIISKEGFAPAVTEGLELRAGTQLSVNVTLQPSGVEEQVTVRGSNLDVSSNTSAAIPEKLITELPTIVTGTRRDITSLLQNLPGFTGGSTFVPRANGANVGDTEVFIDGGRGSQLIMRGTVAEVGPALDQVGEFSVVSNGFNAEYGGFGIWFSNVTIKSGTNQFRGSVFDSYGSDRFNERSYFQASKTTFKQHEGGMTLGGPVKLPGYDGTNKTFFFFSLGVFYSRAGSGGALITVPTEAFKNGDFSGLVNAQGQPIIIYDPATTRPDGRGGFVRDPFPGNIIPADRISPAARELLQYMPTPDLPGISNNFRDKKAPTWPSFDTYTPILKVNHNLTSAQRLSVTATNQIRQRVLWGNPGSGLGPQPNWGDEQTNPLDWITDQKANSWKLRVNHDYVISSRMINLVTFAADTYVNRGQNKTVGQGWSQRLGLTGLPADNGVFPGITFSGGTAAPVNFGRAYDEDWDDFTWTLSNSLTWSVGRHTMKFGGEAGMYGVDRFSTGGVGGAYTFSNFTTSQPNAGAAFSTQGNAFASFLLGEVFQASALIPVNTRVRFQRYAAFAQDEWRITPRLTFSYGLRWDFQPVRTEVDNQLSTFDPSLPNPQAGNLPGAIAFANTGGYGRNFQDNWYGGFGPRLGVVYAMNDQTSIRATFGLYYNATALQTSVVPIGYTSTPTFVSADNFTPVYNWNTASFPQEFSRPPVLDPAFANGQAVFYDPPDGGRLPVVTSWTMGIQRELGAGFSVDASYIGSRSEHLALPAANAQFNYVPIEYLGLGSLLLQPITSPLAQAAGFTPPFPGFETQRGANTVAQALKPFPQYTSITASSARLTEGKARYHSVRLQGNKRFSEGLTFTSFLTWMSNKSNTNYTPQYPGDLALRVDPGTPEWIFGASWAWELPFGRNQRYLRDASPVVSAIVSGWQFAGSLRYASGLPLVITTGNNLAPLGYGIKYANRVPDVDVYRDDRKGFNPATDRWLNSAAFAVPAAFALGDTGGPLDDVRGFAEKSEAFSITKSVPFGGNRRLVAGLDIVNPFNFVRWNNPNTNIAAGGAFGSVTGTQPARTMQLRATFSF
- a CDS encoding AGE family epimerase/isomerase, whose translation is MTGRVRNWTCALALIGAAGIVGASAGCAADTSEPSPSWLKRPADEEIRKNVDRAWVTEAAIGGLMDYWVHHSVEANGFIFQNLDRQWKPWGTQREASINGQGRQLYSMAVAYEMAPSEAYKAALTRGLEFMAKMRDPEFGGYYDRVGPNLEIINENKTGFSSFALFSLAEAGRVTGEQRYLDAAMVFFREMRDRMRDGPFIGSGSYTRDFMRRTPGGLFGGPRPAGAPAAAAPAPGGVAPPGTAPPGMAARRYRINLHVFEALLSLYDATGSEEVWYEIAQQLKAIERLYDYEIGYLPESYDENWKPVGDPRGNPGHLFEWASLLSRAVELGADAKFVELGSRSLDLGLTRYNDDVGGLGGVAPDGTPARMLWWPQCEVVKATANYAILHGRTELWPYHHKTLDFIKREYLDAEHGGWLPDVVPGQPRSERGERAFYKGSVDGPEWGAYHQMSMFHDMWRITDPAYAPGPAARR